From Nilaparvata lugens isolate BPH chromosome 7, ASM1435652v1, whole genome shotgun sequence, one genomic window encodes:
- the LOC120352159 gene encoding cilia- and flagella-associated protein 251-like — translation MEKNEKERIGEDRSEDKKGEERKGEDRSEEKKGGEREGEDRSEEKKGEERKREDRSEEKKGEERKGVDRSEEKKEEEKEGGECEREDMERECGWKRGRSTSKRGCLRPPEESQEHFSIRSGAIKDDLFSPP, via the coding sequence ATGGAGAAGaatgaaaaagagagaataggAGAGGATAGGAGTGAGGATAAGAagggagaagagagaaaaggagAGGATAGGAGTGAGGAGAAGAAGGGAGGAGAGAGGGAAGGAGAGGATAGGAGTGAGGAGAAGAAGGGAGAAGAGAGAAAACGAGAGGATAGGAGTGAGGAGAAGAAGGGTGAAGAGAGAAAAGGAGTGGATAGGAGtgaggagaaaaaggaagaagagaaagagggaggGGAATGTGAGAGAGAAGATATGGAGAGGGAGTGTGGGTGGAAGAGAGGACGATCAACGAGTAAACGAGGATGCCTGAGGCCTCCTGAGGAAAGCCAAGAACACTTCTCGATAAGAAGCGGCGCGATCAAAGACGATCTCTTCTCTCCTCCGTGA